One genomic segment of Ipomoea triloba cultivar NCNSP0323 chromosome 9, ASM357664v1 includes these proteins:
- the LOC116028330 gene encoding F-box/kelch-repeat protein At1g15670-like: protein MDSVQLAELLPGLPEELALECLTRLHYSAHSVASLVCRRWREILLSREFYYHRKKMGHTHKAACLVHARPVPSDSKPVGQPSYGVSMFDPVSGDWAWVDPIPKYRNGLPMFCQIVSTEGKLVVMGGWDPENWDPVKDIFVYDFATRGWTRCSDMPSKRSFFAVGAADGRVFVAGGHDESKNALSSAWVFDIRRDEWAELPRMAEERDECEGVVIGSEFWVVSGYDTESQGRFKSSAESMELSSGEWKRVDDAWGANRCPRACVGIGKDGNLLCWAESDPGIRVGACGIDLGEMTIVTGAPYQGAPHGFFFSGGQNRKLVKIDVPDEFLGFVQSGCAVEI from the coding sequence ATGGACTCAGTACAACTCGCGGAGTTGCTTCCGGGTTTACCCGAGGAACTCGCTCTCGAATGTTTGACTCGGTTGCACTACTCGGCTCACTCGGTGGCCTCGCTCGTTTGTCGGCGCTGGCGGGAGATTCTTCTCAGCCGGGAGTTTTATTATCATAGGAAGAAAATGGGGCATACGCATAAGGCGGCATGTCTGGTTCACGCGCGGCCGGTTCCGTCCGATTCGAAACCGGTGGGGCAACCGAGTTACGGCGTTTCAATGTTTGACCCGGTGAGTGGGGATTGGGCGTGGGTCGACCCGATTCCGAAGTACCGGAATGGGTTACCGATGTTTTGCCAAATTGTGAGTACGGAGGGGAAGTTAGTGGTGATGGGCGGGTGGGACCCGGAGAATTGGGACCCAGTGAAGGATATTTTTGTGTACGACTTCGCCACGCGCGGGTGGACTCGGTGCTCGGACATGCCCTCCAAGCGGTCGTTCTTCGCCGTGGGGGCCGCCGACGGGCGCGTCTTCGTCGCCGGCGGCCACGACGAGAGCAAGAACGCGCTGAGCTCGGCGTGGGTGTTCGATATCCGGCGGGACGAGTGGGCCGAGCTGCCCCGGATGGCCGAGGAGCGAGACGAGTGCGAGGGCGTGGTAATCGGGTCGGAGTTCTGGGTCGTCAGCGGGTACGACACCGAGTCGCAGGGCCGGTTCAAGAGCAGCGCCGAGTCAATGGAACTCAGTTCCGGCGAGTGGAAGCGAGTCGACGACGCGTGGGGCGCCAATCGCTGCCCAAGAGCGTGCGTGGGAATCGGCAAGGACGGCAATTTACTATGCTGGGCAGAGTCCGACCCGGGAATCCGGGTCGGAGCCTGCGGGATTGATCTGGGCGAAATGACAATAGTGACCGGGGCACCATACCAGGGTGCACCGCACGGTTTTTTCTTCTCTGGAGGGCAAAATCGTAAACTGGTGAAAATAGACGTCCCAGATGAATTCCTTGGATTTGTGCAGTCTGGATGCGCAGTTGAgatataa